Part of the Salvelinus sp. IW2-2015 unplaced genomic scaffold, ASM291031v2 Un_scaffold2221, whole genome shotgun sequence genome, CACACTTTCACTGTTCTGTTTCATCCAGATTGTCACCTTGTGTATAAatgttttctctgtgtgtcagGCGAAGCGTCGGTTGGAGCTGGAGGAGAGTGAGCAGCAGTACACCAGTGAGACTAACAGAGGCTCCAGAGCCACCAGGCACTCCCTCAGAGGACCCAAGAgtaagaggggggaggggaggacatTATGGGGGTGCCTAAGTTACCATGGGgttcattgacattttagtcatgaAGCTCTCATCCAGGGCGAGTTACACCattcctcttctttttttttttatatatatatatatttttttatttatcctttatttaactaggcaagtcagttaagaacaaattcttattttcaatgacagcctaggaacagtgggttaattgctttgttcaggggcagaaaaacagatttttaccttgtcagctcggggattcgatcttgcaacctttcggttactagtccaaagctctaaccactaggctacctgctgcctcggGGGCGGAGTTACGCCGTACCTCGTCCGGGGCGGAGTTACGCCGTACCTCATCCGGGGCGGAGTTACGCCGTACCTCGTCCGGGGCGGAGTCACGCCGTTCCTCGTCCGGGGCGGAGTCACGCCGTTCCTCGTCCGGGGCGGAGTCACGCCGTTCCTCGTCCGGGGCGGAGTCACGCCGTTCCCCGTCCGGGGCGGAGTCACGCCGTTCCCCGTCCAGGGCGGAGTCACGCCGTTCCCCGTCCAGGGCGGAGTCACGCCGTTCCCCGTCCAGGGCGGAGTCACGCCGTTCCCCGTCCAGGGCggagttacagtgcattcatctCAGTTTAGTAGAAACAACGTCTCGTCTCAAGTCTTTAACTTCCTGTTTATTTCAGTTTTGAGCCACGTCATGGCCTGCTGAGAACTCCAATAACTTAAAAGTTGAAGGAAAGGAGTGGANNNNNNNNNNNNNNNNNNNNNNNNNNNNNNNNNNNNNNNNNNNNNNNNNNNNNNNNNNNNNNNNNNNNNNNNNNNNNNNNNNNNNNNNNNNNNNNNNNNNNNNNNNNNNNNNNNNNNNNNNNNNNNNNNNNNNNNNNNNNNNNNNNNNNNNNNNNNNNNNNNNNNNNNNNNNNNNNNNNNNNNNNNNNNNNNNNNNNNNNNNNNNNNNNNNNNNNNNNNNNNNNNNNNNNNNNNNNNNNNNNNNNNNNNNNNNNNNNNNNNNNNNNNNNNNNNNNNNNNNNNNNNNNNNNNNNNNNNNNNNNNNNNNNNNNNNNNNNNNNNNNNNNNNNNNNNNNNNNNNNNNNNNNNNNNNNNNNNNNNNNNNNNNNNNNNNNNNNNNNNNNNNNNNNNNNNNNNNNNNNNNNNNNNNNNNNNNNNNNNNNNNNNNNNNNNNNNNNNNNNNNNNNNNNNNNNNNNNNNNNNNNNNNNNNNNNNNNNNNNNNNNNNNNNNNNNNNNNNNNNNNNNNNNNNNNNNNNNNNNNNNNNNNNNNNNNNNNNNNNNNNNNNNNNNNNNNNNNNNNNNNNNNNNNNNNNNNNNNNNNNNNNNNNNNNNNNNNNNNNNNNNNNNNNNNNNNNNNNNNNNNNNNNNNNNNNNNNNNNNNNNNNNNNNNNNNNNNNNNNNNNNNNNNNNNNNNNNNNNNNNNNNNNNNNNNNNNNNNNNNNNNNNNNNNNNNNNNNNNNNNNNNNNNNNNNNNNNNNNNNNNNNNNNNNNNNNNNNNNNNNNNNNNNNNNNNNNNNNNNNNNNNNNNNNNNNNNNNNNNNNNNNNNNNNNNNNNNNNNNNNNNNNNNNNNNNNNNNNNNNNNNNNNNNNNNNNNNNNNNNNNNNNNNNNNNNNNNNNNNNNNNNNNNNNNNNNNNNNNNNNNNNNNNNNNNNNNNNNNNNNNNNNNNNNNNNNNNNNNNNNNNNNNNNNNNNNNNNNNNNNNNNNNNNNNNNNNNNNNNNNNNNNNNNNNNNNNNNNNNNNNNNNNNNNNNNNNNNNNNcctccgatccaacaggtcccagacgtgctcaatgggattgagatccgggctctttgctggccatggcagaacactgacattcctgtcttgcaggaaattacgcacagaacgagcagtttggctggtggcattgtcatgctggagggtcatgtaaggatgagcctgcaggaaggctaccacatgagggaggaggatgtcttccctgtaacgcacagcgttgacacaccgccccagatcatgacggaccctccacctccaaatcgattctgatccagattacaggcctcggtgtaacgctcattccttcgacgataaacgtgaatccgaccatcacccagggtgagacaaaaccgtgactcgtcagtgaagtgcactttttgccagtcctgtctggtccagcgatggtggggttgtgcccataggtggtgatgttgctggtgatgtctggtgaggacctgccttacaacaggcctacacgccctcagtccagcctctctcagcctattgcagacagtctgagcactgatggagagattgtgcgttcctggtgtaactcgggcagttgttgttgccatcctgtacctgtcccgcagttgtgatgttcggatgtaccgatcctgtgcaggtgttgttacacgtggtctgccactgtgaggacgatcagctgtccgtcctgtcttcctgtagcgctgtcctaggcgtctcacagtacagacattgcaatttattgccctggacacatctgcagtcctcatgcctccttgcagcatgcctaaggcacgttcacgcagatgagcagggaccctggccatctttcttttggtgtttttcaaagtcagtagaaaggcctctttagtgtcctaagttttcataactatgaccttaattgcttatcgtctgtaagctgttagtgtcttaacgaccattccacaggtgcatgatcatacatttatggttcattgaacaagcatgggaaacagtgttgggAAACAGtgttgggaaacagtgtttaaacccattACAATGATCTGTGAAGCTAttcggatttttacgaattatctttgaaagacagggtcttgaaaaagggatgtttcttttttttcttctgagtttACATGATGTCACAGGGAAACTCAAGAACAACGTGTGTGTATGAAATGTGTGTTGACAGTTTTTTTCCCGTTTGTGAGTGTTAAATGCGTTCTTTCTTCTGTGTGtgttaaccagtggtgtaaagtacttaagtaaatatactttaaagtactacttaagtcattgtTTTTGGTGTATTTGTACTATTTATGTTTTTCACAACTTTTCCTTTTTAYCTCactgcattcctaaagaaaataatgtattttttactctgTACATTTTCCCTGTAAACCAAAATGTACTCGTTACATTATGAATGCTTTGCATGACACGAAAAAGGGTccaattcgaaaacaaatccctggtcatccctactgcctctgatctgacggactcaccaaacacacatgcttcatttgtaaatgatgtgttgggagtgtgaccctggctttCTGTAAATTTAAGAAAAACAAGGAAATAACACCCCATCTGATTTGCATATTGTAAGGAATCTGAAACGatttttacttttgacacttaagtatatttaaaacaatacttttagtcttttactcatgtagtattttactgggtaactttcacttttacttgagtcattttctatttaaggtatctttacttttactcaagtaggacaatTGGGTAGCTTTCCCAccataacgtgtgtgtgttaacgtgtgtgtgttaacgtgtgtgtgttaacgtgtgtgtgtgttaacgtgtgccgttctcctgtgtgtgtgtgtgtgtaggggctgTAGCCTGTCTCGAGAGGGAATGGCCAGGGTCCAGACCTGTGGCTCTGTGGGTAAAGAACTGCTGGAGTTGACCCAGGAGGAGAAGAGACTAGATGAACTCCTACACATCTCTACACGCATCATCCAACAGATGACCAAAGACACACCCACAAGGAAATAGCCTTCCTTTACAAGCCTGCTgtttttgaggtgtgtgtgtgtgttggtgttgtcctgtgtgtgtaaATGACTACTCTTTTCCTTAACCCCTGGGTAACGTTTGCGTACATATCGTATGAGGATGTGAAGAGGATTCCTAGTCTGAAGGACCAGACGGTCATCATGGTCAAAGCCCTACTGAAACCAGACTGGAGTTCCAGACCCtgcagaggtacacacacacacacacacacacacacacacacacacacacacacacacacacactgatcatgGTCAATGTTCCCTTTATTATTCCCTGCAGTTGGCTATTGAATTGCTGAAATACTGAAATGATTGATTTGTCGATTGTCCAATCAGAGTCTCCAGGTCCACCTGAGCAGTACCCAGGGTCCAATAGAAGTCTTCCTATGCTCTGATGACCACGCCCCCTCCACGCTGAACAACGTGGCACTGAATGGAAACTCCTCTTTGTCCGTCCTCAAGGTGTCACAAGGTGAGCCCGTAAACTTAGACATCGCATCATTAtctatctgtcccattatggcgtctgAGAGAGCACAGGAAGCACCagttgaggccatctccattttgaagtagtgcATTTGTTTCTACTACTAGGGCGACctagtagcctagcggttaagagcgttgggacagtaacctgAATGTTGCTGGTACTAATCCCCGAGGCAGCTAGGGGAAAAatctctgtgcccttgagcaaggcacttaacccataggaagtcccagccagttgactacttcaaaatggtgaaagtcctcaatggtgctgcccatgctaaaacaggcttttgggcactagtcctctgtctctgtggttgGTTATTGGGCGAACTACTCCTTCAAAgcactctctctgcccctctctctctgccSctttctctctgtacctctctctcctctgtctttctctccatttcACCAGGGGGTAATAACCCCACCGATAACGCCAGTATCAGTTTCTCCAACGCCCTGTCCAGGCTCCCAGCATGCTCAGCAGTGACAGTGACCCcggtctccctcctccccctccaggaTGTCGACCAGGAgccctttgtctccctctctccctccctcctctttgaGGAGGACGACTACATGCTCAGCCTGGGGGAAGACGACTTGTTGTCCTACGACCTGGACCAGCTTCCACTTGAAGACCTGCTCTGTAACTGAGTGAAATGGAAACTCAGCGGCCATTTGGGGGATTTTGATTTTTGAGGCACTGTTATTGGCCCAAATGTGGTCATTTACAGTATAACGAACTGTTGTATCTTATAGCCCAGTGGTTTCATCAGCTGTAGCTCAGCAGCCATTTTGGAGCAATGCTTTTTCTTGACATTCTGGACTGCATCGCTCATAGAGGACCTGCTGTGTAATTGACATTgaatgtgaaaatatatattatttttttttgtatagatGTGATCGAAGGAAGTAAGCCTATGTTGCCATCCGGACAAATGTGGCAGGCCAGCACAAACACAAACTGTCTAGAGGGGAGAATTCTGTGGCTGAACAAACAGACAAACCCCTTCTCAAAGCCTTGTTTTTCTGGTTTGACCTGCGCTGAGGCAAACCAACATTCAATCACTCCCCATAGCAGACCGTTTTGTCTTGATGAACTGTTCTCGTCTGAAAACACAGATTGTCCCTAACAGAGATGGATTATGGGTATTAACCTCTGGACACATTGATTCTTACCCATCTCTTCCGTTGTGTGACTTATCTGTCAACTTGTGTTTTAATAATGTGATGTAGTGGAACCTACCCGGCTAGGTCCTGGTTCTCGGGTTCACAAGAAGCGAGCAGACCTGATATCTAGGCCCCAGGATGGTGAGGTCTGCCTGGGCGTCGATGGTACGCGAGTCCCCTGGTCTTCCACATGGAGCCTTCTGACCCAATACTGGGAGAGACTCACTGGTATTGTTAGGATAACCAGAGTATGTAGTGAAAGATGGCCCTGGACTgcatcccaaatcgcaccctattccctatatagtgcactacttttgatcagggctctgttcagaagtagtgcactatatagggaatgggatgccattcagggtcaaaagtagtgcactatatagggaatagtgtgccattcggggtcaaaagtagtgcactatatagggaatagtgtgccattcggggtcaaaagtagtgcaactaaatatagggaatagtgtccaCTTACGGGGATCAAAGAgtcactatatatagggaatagtgtgccattcggggtcaaaagtagtgcactatatatagggaatagtgtgccattcagggtcaaaagtagtgcactatatagggaatagtgtgccattcagggtcaaaagtagtgcactatatatagggaatagtgtgccattcggggtcaaaagtagtgcactatatatagggaatagtgtgccattcggggtcaaaagtagtgcactatatagggaatagtgtgccattcagcgtcaaaagtagtgcactatatagggaatagggttccatttggggtaATCTTTTCCTACACACTTgctgtatttttatttgtatctatttttggtgagtgtgtgtgtgtaatattggTTGTTTGTTCCCTACTGCCACCCGTAGCCTCTGTTGATTCCTGTATATTGAAGCAATGTTCCTCCTTACCaccagtaaaacacacacacacacacacacacaccaacatgcacGCAGACAAGCCCCTCATCTTGTTTCAGCCACTGGAGCCATGCTACCAGCCATTACTTATTGACTAGCGTTATGAACCAACTCCTGGCTTCATGTTCGTTTCTCAGGGCTTTTTACTTTAAATACATGTTGCTTCGTTCAAACGTAGAGGTGGATGTTTTATTACCAGATGTTTTGAATTAAAAATGTACTAAACTCCTGCACCCAATCATTAAGGATCAATACCCCTAACACATCATTAACCCATtcatgaaaatgtatataaaagtttttatttatcctttttGATTGGTATaccaatgttaactttttttgtatttttacccgATCATACTACTAACCCAGCGGTTCCCGAACTCTGTCACCGCGACCTCAAGGGCTGCATAGccgattcaaatgatcaaagctggatgattatttgagtcagctgtgtagtgcNNNNNNNNNNNNNNNNNNNNNNNNNNNNNNNNNNNNNNNNNNNNNNNNNNNNNNNNNNNNNNNNNNNNNNNNNNNNNNNNNNNNNNNNNNNNNNNNNNNNNNNNNNNNNNNNNNNNNNNNNNNNNNNNNNNNNNNNNNNNNNNNNNNNNNNNNNNNNNNNNNNNNNNNNNNNNNNNNNNNNNNNNNNNNNNNNNNNNNNNNNNNNNNNNNNNNNNNNNNNNNNNNNNNNNNNNNNNNNNNNNNNNNNNNNNNNNNNNNNNNNNNNNNNNNNNNNNNNNNNNNNNNNNNNNNNNNNNNNNNNNNNNNNNNNNNNNNNNNNNNNNNNNNNNNNNNNNNNNNNNNNNNNNNNNNNNNNNNNNNNNNNNNNNNNNNNNNNNNNNNNNNNNNNNNNNNNNNNNNNNNNNNNNNNNNNNNNNNNNNNNNNNNNNNNNNNNNNNNNNNNNNNNNNNNNNNNNNNNNNNNNNNNNNNNNNNNNNNNNNNNNNNNNNNNNNNNNNNNNNNNNNNNNNNNNNNNNNNNNNNNNNNNNNNNNNNNNNNNNNNNNNNNNNNNNNNNNNNNNNNNNNNNNNNNNNNNNNNNNNNNNNNNNNNNNNNNNNNNNNNNNNNNNNNNNNNNNNNNNNNNNNNNNNNNNNNNNNNNNNNNNNNNNNNNNNNNNNNNNNNNNNNNGAATATACTGTTTTGTCGTCTACAGTAATGGGTATTTTAAATGTAAGCCATTTTTTAAAGATACTGTACTCGCTTCCTTTTTAAGGTAGTCTGGTTGATGGCCTGGCTACCGGTCTGGGTGATGGCCCTGGCTACCGGTCTGGGTGATGGCCCTGGCTACCGGTCTGGGTGATGGCCCTGGCTACCGGTCCGGGTGATGGCCCTGGCTACCGGCCCGGGTGATGGCCCTGGCTACCGGCCCGGGTGATGGCCCTGGCTACCGGCCCGGGTGACGGCCCTGGCTACCGGCCCGGGTGACGGCCCTGGCGTgcattgtttggcatgacaatgagtgaaaTGAGCGcatgaacagatctgggaccaggttagtcTATTGATATTTATAGCACAATGCGTTGCTGTTGAGTTCAGTCGTCTGAACTAGCTTCAGTCTGAAGTTGTGCCTTTTTGTCCCTTATGAATGTCATGTCTGGGTACTTGAGTTGTGTACTACCTGATTTACCAACCTACATGCTATTAAACTAGCCTggtgccagatctgtttgtgtcataacaaacatttttacttttaccgtttatttaactagacaagtcagttaagaacaaattattttttacaaagactgcttaccctcccctaacccagacgacgctgagacaattatgcaccgccctgtggaactcccgatcacggccggtttatgatacagcccgggatttgaaccggggtctgtagtgacgcctctagcactgagatgtagtgccttacaccgctgagccactcaggagcttatagcacaaacagatctgggaccaggctacaattAACCAGCGATGAGCTAGTAAAGGTAGGAaatttagccatttgatttgacCCTCAAATACTGTACTGCTATAACTACTCCTATACTATCCCCAGGAGTAGGGKGAAGTTGCCCCTAAATTCTgaccttgggtcagttttgcatttccccccactAATGGGGAAAGAGGStacctagtcagttgcacaactgagtgcattcaaccaaaatgtcttccccatttaacccaacccaatcagagaggtgcggggcggggggctgccttaatcgacgtcattGGTTCCTGGGGagcagttggttaactgccttgctcaagagcagaacggcagatttttccacctttccagctctgggatttgaaccagcgacctttcatttgctgtcccaAAACTTAACtgcaaggctacctgccacccatagtTGGTGTTAGGGATTGGCATTTCACATGTTTTGACTGTTCAAGTACTAGCATGATAATTTGTTTTGTGcatgcagccatgcaatctccatagacaaacattggcagtagaatggccttactgaagagctcagtgactttcaacgtggcaacattataggatgccacctttccaacaagtcagttcatcaaatttctgccctgctagagctgccccgggttaactgtaagggctgttattgtgaagtggaaatgtctaggagcaacaacggctcagccacaaagtggtaggccacacaagctcacataacCGGACTGCCAAGCTCATAGTGCTTAAAAATCAACACTCACAacggagttccaaactgcctctggaagcaacgtcagcacaagaactgtttgtttgtaGTTTCATGAAttgagtttccatggccaagcagccgcatacaagcctaagatcaccatgtgcaattccaagcgtcggctggagtggtgtaaagctcgccgccattggactctggagcagtggaaacacgttctYTGGAGTGATGAATCCcaattcaccatctggcagtccgacaaactAAYctgggtttgg contains:
- the LOC112073310 gene encoding transcription factor E2F3-like — translated: MTTLFLNPWVTFAYISYEDVKRIPSLKDQTVIMSLQVHLSSTQGPIEVFLCSDDHAPSTLNNVALNGNSSLSVLKVSQGGNNPTDNASISFSNALSRLPACSAVTVTPVSLLPLQDVDQEPFVSLSPSLLFEEDDYMLSLGEDDLLSYDLDQLPLEDLLCN